In one Dama dama isolate Ldn47 chromosome 5, ASM3311817v1, whole genome shotgun sequence genomic region, the following are encoded:
- the LOC133056137 gene encoding small ribosomal subunit protein eS24-like gives MNDTVTIRTRKFMTNRLLQRKQMVIDVLHPGKATVPKIEIREKLAKMYKTTPDVIFVFGFRTHFGGGKTTGFGMIYNSLDYAKKNEPKHRLARHGLYEKKKTSRKQRKERKNRMKKVRGTAKANVGAGKKKE, from the coding sequence ATGAACGACACAGTAACTATCCGGACTAGGAAGTTCATGACCAATCGACTGCTTCAGCGGAAACAAATGGTCATTGATGTTCTTCACCCTGGAAAGGCAACAGTACCTAAAATAGAAATTCGGGAAAAACTGGCCAAAATGTACAAGACCACACCAGATGTCATCTTTGTATTTGGATTCAGAACCCATTTTGGTGGTGGCAAGACAACTGGCTTCGGCATGATTTACAACTCCTTGGATTATGCGAAGAAGAATGAGCCCAAACATAGGCTTGCAAGACATGGCCTGtatgagaagaaaaagacctcAAGAAAACAGCGAAAAGAACGCAAGAACAGAATGAAGAAAGTCAGGGGGACTGCAAAGGCCAATGTTGGTGCTGGCAAAAAGAAGGAGTAA